One Stigmatopora nigra isolate UIUO_SnigA chromosome 1, RoL_Snig_1.1, whole genome shotgun sequence DNA segment encodes these proteins:
- the bltp3a gene encoding bridge-like lipid transfer protein family member 3A isoform X2 has translation MLDLPTWLAVTRVYCNKAAIRIQWTKLKTSPICLFLDKVEVEMRTCEEPRPPNGPSPIAITAGQSEYGFAEKVVEGMSVRINSITIKIEARAFHASFELWQLQGNSLNPKWQRTDLRSTRITDPKRGEVLTFKEINWQTLRIEADAIESDHQDLGSTPLRLITNQGRIRMALKRRIKDCNVLASKLLFILDDLLWVLTDSQLKAIICYAKSLSEAMEKSAQQRKNMTTDSLQNAPPSPGLHNLWTESTPAPAGSPNNTSQYFDRFDVKESSYHTFISRLDLHVCNDNSSVAEDIEDFPGLQGAMQLTFRKLGMDYYPFHRPADGCRHWERYSKAMEAHAQWAGKLLHEYQKRAESSGFPGLQTEVPETVNDSPGDGTTSPKPCPSDKDQEARNYSYMSPSFSTLKRLRSSCMVIQIDDIDIHQVSTKTRQNKKTKPLLSCNCKPDNVPVVHLQFTEYYFPNNASSTVPTSNLYAQINGLQLCVDPESVLWINLFSRELLQTLDQVKVFYHLQDSSKADEHIAIRLDTAQLKVVIPLDSSILDHPDRPQLLSVTVPQMVFSNTRHCPNGSKASLRITCDTFANCSFFCPQPPFPYPRDCNGFCTVPSVFVQHSKDTIPSSTPTQQGRSQDVWSLTMSQVTLGFDGTRRLPKGKTVSFVEPFAISVWLCQPAAWSRGSSCSPTSPSKAHQALSQELSHEDDSLASIHIMAHIITPVKMWLNHYQYVALLRMKDSMARLGVELRQGLQEIKHSCDHKSKPLTVCLALLFETIEMGLLLPPTCTEHKEEVIQSPTTDSPSMTDSDISPTHHHSLNLITEDTGLENSMSYLNMSHAALDQHEQDGTVEEAFEAVEGGLEGDTLTILEDTLVLSPQLSPVNSPAISREPSTFSLEGELSSAINVTKDATKDAINASLDLTKGAFSMTKDAFSILSRGSGMSKLFSLHNKEEVQQSEESSSSLVASLRHQMMKQSPSQNSFDSALLDGSLPDDNLSVSSDVSDNFVVFMESETGGDYARPVNLSGNQGSPALCAEKESSADLSSSLSFSTEDAAADMSSVLLLILNGTSCILEVKGQDQVIAVQTQNLNSVQMGNVKVFDLLDGLVQASAYKQNEQVSRDSPAMCMRAETGPSAAQRSSETAECWGLLDVRVQDCNVELLTSTVANIGPFLEDEFSVDGQPMNLHLSNVTITIKDDSPRVYPTAPQSTSATFVVEQLVLQRSDDGIMRLKAEAPYSPKYSCSDKKQSERQTLESKFSDTQMALTQALGDRDRLLLEIKKYNPEFKL, from the exons ATACAATGGACCAAGTTAAAGACAAGCCCCATCTGCTTA TTCCTGGATAAAGTGGAGGTAGAAATGAGAACATGTGAGGAACCACGACCTCCCAATGGCCCCTCTCCCATTGCCATTACAGCAGGCCAAAG CGAGTATGGCTTTGCTGAGAAGGTGGTAGAGGGCATGTCTGTTCGAATCAACTCCATCACCATCAAAATAGAGGCTCGTGCCTTCCATGCATCCTTTGAGCTATGGCAGTTGCAAGGCAACAGCCTCAACCCAAAATGGCAGCGGACTGACCTACGCTCTACCCGCATCACTGACCCTAAAAGAGGAGAG GTGTTGACATTCAAAGAAATTAACTGGCAGACTCTGCGCATTGAGGCAGATGCCATCGAGAGTGACCACCAGGATTTGGGTAGCACCCCTTTACGACTTATCACTAACCAGGGACGCATTCGCATGGCGTTGAAACGCAGA ATTAAGGACTGCAATGTTTTGGCCTCCAAGCTGCTTTTTATTCTGGATGACTTGTTGTGGGTGTTGACTGACTCTCAGCTGAAAGCCATTATCTGCTATGCCAAGTCTCTCAGTGAAGCCATGGAGAAGTCTGCACAGCAGAGGAAGAACATGACTACAGATTCCCTGCAG AATGCTCCTCCATCACCAGGTCTCCACAATCTTTGGACAGAGTCGACACCTGCCCCTGCTGGCTCACCTAACAACACAAGTCAATATTTCGATCGCTTTGATGTGAAGGAATCTTCTTACCACACTTTTATTTCCCGTTTGGACCTACATGTTTGCAATGACAATTCCTCAGTGGCTGAAG ATATCGAAGACTTTCCGGGGTTGCAGGGTGCTATGCAACTGACGTTTAGAAAGTTGGGCATGGATTACTATCCTTTTCACAGACCCG CTGATGGTTGCCGACACTGGGAACGCTACAGCAAAGCTATGGAAGCTCATGCACAGTGGGCAGGGAAACTGCTACATGAGTACCAGAAGAGGGCAGAGTCGTCTGGATTTCCTGGTCTGCAAACTGAGGTACCTGAGACAGTCAACGATTCACCTGGAG ATGGAACAACCAGTCCCAAGCCATGTCCCTCTGATAAAGACCAGGAGGCCAGAAATTACTCTTACATGAGtccttcattttcaacactaaaGAGGTTGCGGTCAAGCTGCATGGTGATCCAAATTGATGACATAGACATTCACCAG GTGTCGACAAAGACTCGTCAAAACAAGAAAACCAAACCTTTGTTGTCATGTAATTGTAAACCAGATAACGTACCAGTAGTTCATCTGCAGTTTACAGAGTACTACTTTCCTAATAACGCTAGTTCTACAG TGCCAACCTCGAACCTGTATGCCCAGATAAACGGCCTCCAGCTTTGTGTTGACCCAGAAAGTGTGTTGTGGATTAATCTCTTTTCAAGAGAGTTGCTACAGACACTGGACCAGGTGAAAGTCTTCTACCATTTGCAAGACAGCAGTAAAGCAGACGAGCATATTGCCATCCGTCTGGATACAGCTCAACTCAAG GTAGTGATTCCCCTTGATTCTTCCATATTAGACCATCCAGATCGTCCACAGTTGCTTTCTGTTACTGTACCTCAGATGGTTTTTAGCAACACCCGCCACTGCCCAAATGGCTCCAAAGCTTCCCTCCGCATTACCTGCGACACTTTTGCAAACTGTTCTTTCTTCTGCCCCCAGCCACCTTTTCCTTACCCCAGAGATTGCAATGGCTTCTGCACTGTACCCTCTGTCTTCGTTCAGCACTCCAAAGACACAATACCTTCCTCAACCCCAACTCAACAAGGAAGATCTCAAGATGTATGGTCCCTAACCATGTCCCAAGTCACGCTTGGGTTTGATGGAACCCGACGACTCCCCAAAGGCAAAACAGTTTCTTTTGTGGAACCCTTTGCTATCTCTGTGTGGTTGTGCCAGCCAGCTGCGTGGTCCAGGGGTTCTTCATGCTCCCCCACCAGCCCTAGCAAGGCCCATCAGGCACTCTCTCAAGAACTTTCCCATGAGGATGATTCGCTTGCCAGTATTCACATTATGGCTCATATCATCACTCCAGTCAAGATGTGGCTCAACCACTATCAATATGTGGCCTTGCTTAGAATGAAGGATTCCATGGCACGTTTGGGGGTGGAATTACGTCAAGGTTTGCAAGAAATTAAGCATAGCTGTGACCACAAGTCAAAACCCTTAACAGTTTGTCTAGCCCTGTTATTTGAGACAATAGAGATGGGTCTTTTATTACCTCCGACCTGCACAGAACACAAGGAAGAGGTCATTCAAAGTCCAACAACTGACAGCCCGAGTATGACAGATTCTGACATCTCCCCTACTCATCATCACTCTTTAAATCTAATCACTGAGGACACCGGGTTGGAAAACAGCATGTCCTATCTAAACATGAGCCACGCTGCATTGGATCAGCATGAACAAGATGGTACTGTAGAGGAAGCGTTTGAGGCTGTTGAAGGTGGACTGGAAGGTGATACCTTGACTATTCTTGAAGACACCCTAGTCCTGTCACCTCAGCTCTCACCTGTAAATTCTCCCGCCATATCCCGAGAGCCCTCCACCTTCAGCCTCGAGGGTGAACTATCAAGTGCCATCAATGTCACCAAAGATGCAACCAAAGATGCTATCAATGCCTCTCTGGATTTAACCAAAGGCGCTTTTTCAATGACAAAAGACGCCTTTAGCATATTGAGTCGTGGCTCTGGGATGAGCAAACTGTTCAGTTTGCACAATAA GGAAGAAGTCCAACAATCAGAAGAGTCCTCCAGCTCCCTTGTGGCTAGCCTAAGGCATCAAATGATGAAGCAGTCGCCTTCCCAAAATTCCTTTGACAGTGCGCTCTTGGATGGCAGTCTGCCTGATGATAACCTCTCTGTGAGCAGTGATGTCAGtgataattttgttgttttcatggaATCAG AGACAGGCGGAGATTATGCGCGACCGGTCAACCTTTCCGGCAACCAAGGCAGCCCTGCACTTTGTGCAGAGAAAGAGTCATCAGCGGATCTCAGCAGCTCCCTCTCATTCAGTACAGAGGATGCAGCTGCAGATATG TCCTCAGTGTTGTTGCTCATTTTAAATGGGACATCCTGCATATTGGAAGTAAAGGGACAGGACCAAGTTATTGCTGTACAAACCCAGAATTTAAACTCGGTACAGATGGGCAACGTCAAAGTTTTTGACCTGCTGGATGGTCTCGTTCAAG CTTCTGCCTATAAGCAAAATGAACAAGTGAGCAGGGACTCTCCTGCAATGTGTATGCGAGCAGAGACGGGTCCATCCGCTGCACAACGCTCCTCTGAGACAGCCGAGTGTTGGGGTCTGCTGGACGTGAGAGTACAAGACTGTAACGTTGAGCTGTTAACATCCACTGTTGCAAATATAGGGCCTTTTCTCGAGGATGAGTTTAGTGTGGATGGACAGCCAATGAACTTGCACTTGAGCaatgtaaccattactataaaG gatGATAGCCCAAGAGTTTATCCAACAGCTCCTCAGTCAACCTCAGCCACATTTGTTGTAGAGCAGTTGGTTCTTCAGCGCAGTGATGACGGCATCATGAGGCTCAAAG CTGAAGCTCCATACAGTCCAAAATATTCCTGCTCGGATAAAAAGCAGAGTGAG AGACAAACCCTGGAGTCCAAGTTTTCTGACACCCAAATGGCCCTCACACAAGCTCTCGGTGATCGTGATCGCCTCCTTTTAGAAATCAAAAAGTACAACCCTGAGTTTAAATTATGA
- the bltp3a gene encoding bridge-like lipid transfer protein family member 3A isoform X5, giving the protein MAGIIKKQILKHLSRFTKNLSPDKINLSTLKGEGQLTNLELDEDVLQNMLDLPTWLAVTRVYCNKAAIRIQWTKLKTSPICLFLDKVEVEMRTCEEPRPPNGPSPIAITAGQSEYGFAEKVVEGMSVRINSITIKIEARAFHASFELWQLQGNSLNPKWQRTDLRSTRITDPKRGEVLTFKEINWQTLRIEADAIESDHQDLGSTPLRLITNQGRIRMALKRRIKDCNVLASKLLFILDDLLWVLTDSQLKAIICYAKSLSEAMEKSAQQRKNMTTDSLQNAPPSPGLHNLWTESTPAPAGSPNNTSQYFDRFDVKESSYHTFISRLDLHVCNDNSSVAEDIEDFPGLQGAMQLTFRKLGMDYYPFHRPADGCRHWERYSKAMEAHAQWAGKLLHEYQKRAESSGFPGLQTEVPETVNDSPGDGTTSPKPCPSDKDQEARNYSYMSPSFSTLKRLRSSCMVIQIDDIDIHQVSTKTRQNKKTKPLLSCNCKPDNVPVVHLQFTEYYFPNNASSTVPTSNLYAQINGLQLCVDPESVLWINLFSRELLQTLDQVKVFYHLQDSSKADEHIAIRLDTAQLKVVIPLDSSILDHPDRPQLLSVTVPQMVFSNTRHCPNGSKASLRITCDTFANCSFFCPQPPFPYPRDCNGFCTVPSVFVQHSKDTIPSSTPTQQGRSQDVWSLTMSQVTLGFDGTRRLPKGKTVSFVEPFAISVWLCQPAAWSRGSSCSPTSPSKAHQALSQELSHEDDSLASIHIMAHIITPVKMWLNHYQYVALLRMKDSMARLGVELRQGLQEIKHSCDHKSKPLTVCLALLFETIEMGLLLPPTCTEHKEEVIQSPTTDSPSMTDSDISPTHHHSLNLITEDTGLENSMSYLNMSHAALDQHEQDGTVEEAFEAVEGGLEGDTLTILEDTLVLSPQLSPVNSPAISREPSTFSLEGELSSAINVTKDATKDAINASLDLTKGAFSMTKDAFSILSRGSGMSKLFSLHNKEEVQQSEESSSSLVASLRHQMMKQSPSQNSFDSALLDGSLPDDNLSVSSDVSDNFVVFMESETGGDYARPVNLSGNQGSPALCAEKESSADLSSSLSFSTEDAAADMEVNLM; this is encoded by the exons ATACAATGGACCAAGTTAAAGACAAGCCCCATCTGCTTA TTCCTGGATAAAGTGGAGGTAGAAATGAGAACATGTGAGGAACCACGACCTCCCAATGGCCCCTCTCCCATTGCCATTACAGCAGGCCAAAG CGAGTATGGCTTTGCTGAGAAGGTGGTAGAGGGCATGTCTGTTCGAATCAACTCCATCACCATCAAAATAGAGGCTCGTGCCTTCCATGCATCCTTTGAGCTATGGCAGTTGCAAGGCAACAGCCTCAACCCAAAATGGCAGCGGACTGACCTACGCTCTACCCGCATCACTGACCCTAAAAGAGGAGAG GTGTTGACATTCAAAGAAATTAACTGGCAGACTCTGCGCATTGAGGCAGATGCCATCGAGAGTGACCACCAGGATTTGGGTAGCACCCCTTTACGACTTATCACTAACCAGGGACGCATTCGCATGGCGTTGAAACGCAGA ATTAAGGACTGCAATGTTTTGGCCTCCAAGCTGCTTTTTATTCTGGATGACTTGTTGTGGGTGTTGACTGACTCTCAGCTGAAAGCCATTATCTGCTATGCCAAGTCTCTCAGTGAAGCCATGGAGAAGTCTGCACAGCAGAGGAAGAACATGACTACAGATTCCCTGCAG AATGCTCCTCCATCACCAGGTCTCCACAATCTTTGGACAGAGTCGACACCTGCCCCTGCTGGCTCACCTAACAACACAAGTCAATATTTCGATCGCTTTGATGTGAAGGAATCTTCTTACCACACTTTTATTTCCCGTTTGGACCTACATGTTTGCAATGACAATTCCTCAGTGGCTGAAG ATATCGAAGACTTTCCGGGGTTGCAGGGTGCTATGCAACTGACGTTTAGAAAGTTGGGCATGGATTACTATCCTTTTCACAGACCCG CTGATGGTTGCCGACACTGGGAACGCTACAGCAAAGCTATGGAAGCTCATGCACAGTGGGCAGGGAAACTGCTACATGAGTACCAGAAGAGGGCAGAGTCGTCTGGATTTCCTGGTCTGCAAACTGAGGTACCTGAGACAGTCAACGATTCACCTGGAG ATGGAACAACCAGTCCCAAGCCATGTCCCTCTGATAAAGACCAGGAGGCCAGAAATTACTCTTACATGAGtccttcattttcaacactaaaGAGGTTGCGGTCAAGCTGCATGGTGATCCAAATTGATGACATAGACATTCACCAG GTGTCGACAAAGACTCGTCAAAACAAGAAAACCAAACCTTTGTTGTCATGTAATTGTAAACCAGATAACGTACCAGTAGTTCATCTGCAGTTTACAGAGTACTACTTTCCTAATAACGCTAGTTCTACAG TGCCAACCTCGAACCTGTATGCCCAGATAAACGGCCTCCAGCTTTGTGTTGACCCAGAAAGTGTGTTGTGGATTAATCTCTTTTCAAGAGAGTTGCTACAGACACTGGACCAGGTGAAAGTCTTCTACCATTTGCAAGACAGCAGTAAAGCAGACGAGCATATTGCCATCCGTCTGGATACAGCTCAACTCAAG GTAGTGATTCCCCTTGATTCTTCCATATTAGACCATCCAGATCGTCCACAGTTGCTTTCTGTTACTGTACCTCAGATGGTTTTTAGCAACACCCGCCACTGCCCAAATGGCTCCAAAGCTTCCCTCCGCATTACCTGCGACACTTTTGCAAACTGTTCTTTCTTCTGCCCCCAGCCACCTTTTCCTTACCCCAGAGATTGCAATGGCTTCTGCACTGTACCCTCTGTCTTCGTTCAGCACTCCAAAGACACAATACCTTCCTCAACCCCAACTCAACAAGGAAGATCTCAAGATGTATGGTCCCTAACCATGTCCCAAGTCACGCTTGGGTTTGATGGAACCCGACGACTCCCCAAAGGCAAAACAGTTTCTTTTGTGGAACCCTTTGCTATCTCTGTGTGGTTGTGCCAGCCAGCTGCGTGGTCCAGGGGTTCTTCATGCTCCCCCACCAGCCCTAGCAAGGCCCATCAGGCACTCTCTCAAGAACTTTCCCATGAGGATGATTCGCTTGCCAGTATTCACATTATGGCTCATATCATCACTCCAGTCAAGATGTGGCTCAACCACTATCAATATGTGGCCTTGCTTAGAATGAAGGATTCCATGGCACGTTTGGGGGTGGAATTACGTCAAGGTTTGCAAGAAATTAAGCATAGCTGTGACCACAAGTCAAAACCCTTAACAGTTTGTCTAGCCCTGTTATTTGAGACAATAGAGATGGGTCTTTTATTACCTCCGACCTGCACAGAACACAAGGAAGAGGTCATTCAAAGTCCAACAACTGACAGCCCGAGTATGACAGATTCTGACATCTCCCCTACTCATCATCACTCTTTAAATCTAATCACTGAGGACACCGGGTTGGAAAACAGCATGTCCTATCTAAACATGAGCCACGCTGCATTGGATCAGCATGAACAAGATGGTACTGTAGAGGAAGCGTTTGAGGCTGTTGAAGGTGGACTGGAAGGTGATACCTTGACTATTCTTGAAGACACCCTAGTCCTGTCACCTCAGCTCTCACCTGTAAATTCTCCCGCCATATCCCGAGAGCCCTCCACCTTCAGCCTCGAGGGTGAACTATCAAGTGCCATCAATGTCACCAAAGATGCAACCAAAGATGCTATCAATGCCTCTCTGGATTTAACCAAAGGCGCTTTTTCAATGACAAAAGACGCCTTTAGCATATTGAGTCGTGGCTCTGGGATGAGCAAACTGTTCAGTTTGCACAATAA GGAAGAAGTCCAACAATCAGAAGAGTCCTCCAGCTCCCTTGTGGCTAGCCTAAGGCATCAAATGATGAAGCAGTCGCCTTCCCAAAATTCCTTTGACAGTGCGCTCTTGGATGGCAGTCTGCCTGATGATAACCTCTCTGTGAGCAGTGATGTCAGtgataattttgttgttttcatggaATCAG AGACAGGCGGAGATTATGCGCGACCGGTCAACCTTTCCGGCAACCAAGGCAGCCCTGCACTTTGTGCAGAGAAAGAGTCATCAGCGGATCTCAGCAGCTCCCTCTCATTCAGTACAGAGGATGCAGCTGCAGATATG GAGGTCAATCTGATGTAA